One window of the Fusobacterium varium genome contains the following:
- a CDS encoding DNA-directed RNA polymerase subunit alpha gives MLKIEKHARGINITEVKESEFKGQYIVEPLYRGYGHTVGNALRRVLLSSIPGAAIKGIRIDGVLSEFSVMDGVKEAVTEIILNIKEVVVKAETTGERRMTLSVKGPKVVTAADIIPDVGIEIVNPEQVICTITTDRELDMEFLVDTGEGFVVSEEIEKKDWPVDYIAIDAIYTPIRKVSYSIQDTMVGRMTDFDKLTLDVETDGSIEIRDALSYAVELLKLHFDPFLELGNKMENLRAEAEEEEETSVSHAKDDNILNTKIEELDLTVRSFNCLKKAGIEEVSQLAKLSLNELLKIKNLGRKSLDEILEKMKELGYDLSQNGSPE, from the coding sequence ATGTTAAAAATTGAAAAACATGCAAGGGGTATTAATATTACCGAAGTAAAAGAGAGTGAATTTAAAGGACAATATATTGTTGAACCTTTATATAGAGGCTATGGGCATACTGTTGGTAATGCTTTGAGAAGAGTTTTACTTTCTTCTATCCCAGGAGCTGCTATTAAAGGAATAAGAATAGACGGTGTTTTAAGCGAATTCTCAGTTATGGACGGAGTTAAAGAAGCTGTTACTGAAATAATCCTTAATATTAAAGAGGTTGTTGTTAAAGCTGAAACTACTGGTGAAAGAAGAATGACACTTTCTGTAAAAGGACCAAAAGTAGTAACTGCTGCTGATATAATACCAGATGTAGGAATAGAAATAGTAAATCCTGAGCAAGTTATTTGTACAATAACTACAGATAGAGAACTTGACATGGAATTTTTAGTTGATACAGGAGAAGGATTTGTTGTATCAGAAGAGATCGAAAAGAAAGATTGGCCAGTTGATTATATAGCTATTGACGCTATCTATACTCCAATCAGAAAAGTTTCTTATAGCATTCAAGATACTATGGTAGGAAGAATGACTGATTTCGACAAACTTACTTTAGATGTAGAGACTGATGGAAGTATAGAAATTAGAGATGCACTATCTTATGCAGTAGAGTTATTAAAATTACATTTTGATCCATTCTTAGAATTAGGAAACAAAATGGAAAATCTAAGAGCTGAAGCTGAAGAAGAAGAAGAAACTTCTGTAAGCCATGCTAAAGATGATAATATTTTAAATACTAAGATAGAAGAACTTGATTTAACAGTTAGATCATTTAACTGCTTAAAGAAAGCTGGAATAGAAGAAGTAAGTCAATTGGCTAAATTGTCATTAAACGAACTTCTAAAAATTAAGAACCTAGGAAGAAAATCTTTAGATGAGATCCTAGAGAAAATGAAAGAATTAGGATATGATCTATCACAAAATGGATCTCCTGAATAA